DNA from Candidatus Eremiobacteraceae bacterium:
CCGCTGGATCGACGTGCGTGTGGTCGTGCTCGTGGAGTTCGCTCATCTCAAAGCCTGCACGATCGTGTCGACGTCATAGTGCATCATCCCCTCGTAGGTCTGGAGCTGCGGCGTGGTGCCAAGCGTATCGTCGTAGAGATCGCTCACCGTCTTGATGCCGGCGCTTGTGGCGAGCGCCTGCGCGAGCTTGGGCGAGAACTGCGGCTCGGCGAACACCGCGCGCACGTGATTGGCGCGCGCCTGCGCGATGAGCGCGGACAGATACGCCGCTGAGGGCTGCTGGCCCGGCGATGGTTCGATGGCTCCGATGTCGCGCAAGCCGTAACGCTGGTCGAAATAATACCACGCATCGTGGAACGTGAGCATCGTGCGATTGGCTTGCGGGATGGTCGCGATCTGTTCGCGGATCCACGCGTCGAGCGCGCGCAGCCGCGCGGTCTCGCGCGTTTCATTCGCGCTGTAGTATGCCGCGTTGGGCGGGTCGACGTCGCGCAATGCCGCCGCGATCTTATGCACGTACACTTGCGCGTACGTCACATCCAGCCACAGGTGCGGGTTGCCGGGCTCGCCTGCGGCTTTGGCCCCCTCGACCGGCATGCCATCCGATAGCACGATCACTTTGGTGCCCGGCTTGGCGACGTTGCGCAGGACCTTGTCGAGCCACAGCTCCAGACCGGCGCCGTTCTTGATGATGAGTTGAGCATTCGCCAGCGCCACGAGGTCTTGCGGCGACGGATCGTAGGTCTCGGGTGATGCGCCGATAGGCACGATGCTGATGACATCGGCCTTATCGCCGCCGACGGCTTGCGCCAGCGCTTGGATGGTCGAGATCGTGGCGGCCGCCTGGACGCGCCGACTGCCTGCCGGCGAAGGCTCCGCGGCGGGCTTTTGAGACGAACAGCCCGCGCAAAGTACCGCAAACGCCAGCGCACCGGAGGCCGCGTACGGCCGAACCTTATCGAGAATCATTCTCGATAAGTCTAGCCCGCGGCGCGCCGCTCTGTCAAGTGCGTTCGCGCCGGGTCAGGCGCGCAGGGCGCTGGCCTTGTAGTCGTCGAGGATGGCGTGCACGTAGTTACGGGTTTCGGCGAACGGCGGCACGCCATGATACTTGTCGACCGCGCCGCTGCCGGCGTTGTAGGCGGCAAGCGCGAGATCGAGCCGGCCGCCGTATTGATCGATCAAACCGCGCAGGAGTTTCGCGCCGCCTTCAAGGTTCTGCGCGGGATCGAACGCATCGGTCACGCCGAGCGACTTTGCCGTGTCCGGCATGAGCTGCATCAGCCCCATCGCTCCCGCGCTTGATCGGGCTTGCGGGTTGAAGCCCGACTCTTGACGGATGACCGCGTTCAAGAGCGCCGGATCGAGATCGTGTCGCTGTGCGGTGCGTCTGATCATCCCATCGTATGGATTCGCGCCGCGCGGCGCGGTGCCGCTTGGCGCCGCAGCGCTTGACGACGGCGACGACGGAGCGCTTTCGACGCTCTTCGCGAGTTGTTGCAGCGCTTTCGTGAAGGTCTGCTCGATCGATTTCAGCTGCCGCGAAAGCTGCGCGATGAGCTTCGAGAGGCTCAGCTCGGGCGACGCGCCCTGCGCGGCCGGCGGAGCGGGCACGCTGTCGGCCGGCGTGCCCTGCGGATCAAGCCACGCCGAGCTCGGCGAGGCGGGCACAGGCGGCCACGGCCGCATGGCGATGGGAAGAGTACGGCGCGGCTGCTCCGGCATGCCTGTGACGTCGTTGGGTGCCATGTTCATCTCGCCTGACCTCCTTGCAGCAGCTCTATCACGCGATACCGGCGGATCGTCGAGGGGCGCGGCGCAGTTCGACGGCGATCGCCGCAAGCACAGCTACCGGGTCTTCACGCATGCCGGCACCGTCGAAGATCAGATTTTCGATCGAGTCGCGCAGCGCGACGCATGTGTCCAACCATGCGTCGTTTCCGCTTTTGTACGCGCCCAGTGCGAGCAGGTCGTCGGCGTTCTCAAGCGTCGCAAGCGCGTGACGGACGATCTCGGCATCGGCCCGGTGCTGGGAGGTCACGATATCGCTCATGGCGCGGCTGAGACAGCGCAAGACGTCGATCGCCGGGTAGCGTGCGGCATCCGCGTGGCGTCGCGAAAGACTGATCTGGCCGTCAAGCAGCGCCCGCACCGCATCGGTGACGGGTTCGGTCGGATCGTCGCCTTCGACGAGGACCGTGTAGACGGCGCTGATGGAGCCGTCGCGCCGCGCGCCCGCGACCTCGACGAGCTTGGCGAGCGCAGCTGCCAGCGATGGCGGGTAGCCGCGTGCCGCCAACGGTTCATCCGCGGCAAGCGCGAGCTCGCGCCATGCCGTCGCTGCGCGCGAGAGCGAATCGACGACGAGCAGGATGCGCCGGCCATCACGGCAGAGCCGCTGCGCTTGTGCGCTGGCGCTGCGCGCTGCCGTGAAGCGCTCCAGCGCGCCGGTCTCCGAGGTCGCGCAGTAGAGCGACGTCGACGACCAGGATGGCGAGGCGCGCAACCGCCGCACGGTCTCCTCCAGCTCCCGGCCCCGTTCGCCCACCAGCGCGACCACCCGCGCGTCCACGTCGGCGTTCTCGACGATACGGCGCAACAACGTGGTCTTGCCGACTCCAGCTCCGGCAGCCAGCGCCACCCGCTGGCCGTGCCCGAGCGTGGCGAACGCGTCGATGGCTGCGACTCCGGTGTGCAGCACCCGTTCGATCGGCACGCGCGACGCCGGCGGAATTGGCCGGGTATCGAGCGGAGCGATCGATCGGCCAGGGACGCGGGCGCCGTCAACACAGCGACCCCACGCGTCGAGCACGTGCCCGAGCAACGCGGCTCCCACATACGCGCCGAGACGCCCGCCGTCGCAGCATGTCGGGGCACCGGTGCGGATGCCGGCTACCGGCTCAAGCGGCGTGCAGCGCGCGCCGTCGCCGTCGACCGCGTTGACCTGTGCCAGCACGGGCAGCGCGTTGTCGCGAGCGATCGTGACGACGTCGCCGGGCGAGAGCGCGGGCCCGGCGACGTCGATCGAATCGCGCTGCGCACGGCGCACTTCGCCGCGACGCACGAATCCGTCGGCATGCGCGTAGGTGATGGGAAAGGCGCTTCGCGCTCGTCTCACGCATGCGCCGCCGCGCGGGCGAGCAGCTCGGCGCATTCTTCGATCGTCGCTCCGACCTCGCCGCCGCGCGCTTCGATACGGACCTCGCCCCGGGCGCAGCCGGCGTCGGCGATGACCTCGACCCCTCGTTGCGCGCGATATGCGTTCGCATCGTGGGGATGAAGCCGCACGACTTGGCGCTGGGCGCGCCCGCACGCGCGCAGTGCGCTGTCGACGTACGCCGTCAGCACGTCGGGAT
Protein-coding regions in this window:
- a CDS encoding metal ABC transporter substrate-binding protein yields the protein MILDKVRPYAASGALAFAVLCAGCSSQKPAAEPSPAGSRRVQAAATISTIQALAQAVGGDKADVISIVPIGASPETYDPSPQDLVALANAQLIIKNGAGLELWLDKVLRNVAKPGTKVIVLSDGMPVEGAKAAGEPGNPHLWLDVTYAQVYVHKIAAALRDVDPPNAAYYSANETRETARLRALDAWIREQIATIPQANRTMLTFHDAWYYFDQRYGLRDIGAIEPSPGQQPSAAYLSALIAQARANHVRAVFAEPQFSPKLAQALATSAGIKTVSDLYDDTLGTTPQLQTYEGMMHYDVDTIVQALR
- a CDS encoding lytic transglycosylase domain-containing protein — its product is MNMAPNDVTGMPEQPRRTLPIAMRPWPPVPASPSSAWLDPQGTPADSVPAPPAAQGASPELSLSKLIAQLSRQLKSIEQTFTKALQQLAKSVESAPSSPSSSAAAPSGTAPRGANPYDGMIRRTAQRHDLDPALLNAVIRQESGFNPQARSSAGAMGLMQLMPDTAKSLGVTDAFDPAQNLEGGAKLLRGLIDQYGGRLDLALAAYNAGSGAVDKYHGVPPFAETRNYVHAILDDYKASALRA
- a CDS encoding EscN/YscN/HrcN family type III secretion system ATPase, whose product is MRRARSAFPITYAHADGFVRRGEVRRAQRDSIDVAGPALSPGDVVTIARDNALPVLAQVNAVDGDGARCTPLEPVAGIRTGAPTCCDGGRLGAYVGAALLGHVLDAWGRCVDGARVPGRSIAPLDTRPIPPASRVPIERVLHTGVAAIDAFATLGHGQRVALAAGAGVGKTTLLRRIVENADVDARVVALVGERGRELEETVRRLRASPSWSSTSLYCATSETGALERFTAARSASAQAQRLCRDGRRILLVVDSLSRAATAWRELALAADEPLAARGYPPSLAAALAKLVEVAGARRDGSISAVYTVLVEGDDPTEPVTDAVRALLDGQISLSRRHADAARYPAIDVLRCLSRAMSDIVTSQHRADAEIVRHALATLENADDLLALGAYKSGNDAWLDTCVALRDSIENLIFDGAGMREDPVAVLAAIAVELRRAPRRSAGIA